From the Borreliella afzelii genome, the window TACCGGAGGCGAAGGCGAACTTCTGGGTCAAGACTGACGCTGAGTCACGAAAGCGTAGGGAGCAAACAGGATTAGATACCCTGGTAGTCTACGCTGTAAACGATGCACACTTGGTGTTAACTAAAAGTTAGTACCGAAGCTAACGTGTTAAGTGTGCCGCCTGGGGAGTATGCTCGCAAGAGTGAAACTCAAAGGAATTGACGGGGGCCCGCACAAGCGGTGGAGCATGTGGTTTAATTCGATGATACGCGAGGAACCTTACCAGGGCTTGACATATATAGGATATAGTTAGAGATAATTATTCCCCGTTTGGGGTCTATATACAGGTGCTGCATGGTTGTCGTCAGCTCGTGCTGTGAGGTGTTGGGTTAAGTCCCGCAACGAGCGCAACCCTTGTTATCTGTTACCAGCATGTAATGATGGGGACTCAGATAAGACTGCCGGTGATAAGTCGGAGGAAGGTGAGGATGACGTCAAATCATCATGGCCCTTATGTCCTGGGCTACACACGTGCTACAATGGCCTGTACAAAGCGAAGCGAAACAGTGATGTGAAGCAAAACGCACAAAGCAGGTCTCAGTCCGGATTGAAGTCTGAAACTCGACTTCATGAAGTTGGAATCGCTAGTAATCGTATATCAGAATGATACGGTGAATACGTTCTCGGGCCTTGTACACACCGCCCGTCACACCACCCGAGTTGAGGATACCCGAAGCTATTATTCTAACCCGTAAGGGAGGAAGGTATTTAAGGTATGTTTAGTGAGGGGGGTGAAGTCGTAACAAGGTAGCCGTACTGGAAAGTGCGGCTGGATCACCTCCTTTCTAAGAGAAAGATAAATTAAGGCTAATTCCATTAACTCTTCTCTACTCTTTTCTTTTGATAAAGGAGTTTTTAAAACTAGCATTGCTCTTATAAATTTAAGAGTGGTTTTTGTGTTTAATTTTTTATTATTAATATTATTTTGGTATTAAAGAATTTTATTAAATTTAAGTTGATTGGGGGTTTAGCTCAGTTGGCTAGAGCATCGGCTTTGCAAGCCGAGGGTCAAGGGTTCGAGTCCCTTAACCTCCATAGGCATGTGCCCTAGATTGATGTTAAGCATGTTGTTGGGTAAGTTTGTTAAAGGTTTGAAATAATTATCGGAAGATTAGATGAGAGTTTAATAAGGTTAGAAGTTAAACGAAAGGGTAAACAAAGCTTGTTGATTCTTTAAATAAGAATAACTAAAAGCTTAATCTTGACTTAAAGTCAGCTGTTCTGTTAATGCATCTTAAATAATGCAAGTCAAGCTTGGATGTGATAGTATATTTAGTGACTAACGGAGTAGTAATTAATAGGCAATCTACTTGTTGGATAGGAATAATTACTAAAATAGCAGCTAATACCAAAGGATATTAGTTAATTGATATCCTTTGAAGTTTCGCTTGTAGTTGAGTTTATGTCTTGTTGGTTGGGGGTAGGGACAAATCCCCCAAAACGACAATAAGTAATTGATTTGAGATTATAAACAGTCACACTGGAACTGAGATGCGGTCTAAACTTCCATGGGAGGTAGCAGCTAATAATCTTTTACAATAGGTGAAAGTTTGACAGAGTGATGCTGCATGAATGAATAAGGTCTAAAGATTGTAAAATTCTTTTATAAGCGAGGAATAAGCTTTGTAGGAAATGACAAGGCGATGATGTTAATTTGTGAATAAGCCCCGGCTAATACTTACTAGTAGCTTCGGTAAGATGTGTAGGTGGTGGCGAGCTTTGTTTTGAATTATTGTGTGTAAAGGGTGAGTAGGTAGATATATAGGTTTATGCAAAATGCCACGGCTTAACTGTGGGGGTTATGTTGGAAACTATATACCTAGAGTCTGATATAGGAAGTTAGAATTCCTTGTATAAGGGTGGAATCTATTGATATCAGGAAGAATGCCGGAGGCAAAGGCGAAAATACTTCTGGGTGAAGATTGATGCTGAGTCACAAAAGCGTAGGGGATAAACAGGATTAAATACCTCGTTAGTCTACTCTGTAAACGATGCATTCTTGGTGGTAACTAAAAATTGGTACTGAAGTTAACGTGTTAAGTGTGTCTCTTGGGGAGTATGTTCGTAATAGTGAAGCTCAAAGGAATTAGCGAGGGGCTCGCACAAGCGATAGAGTATGTTGTTTAATTCGATGATATGCAAGGAACCTTGCCAAGGATTAACATATATAAGGTATAGTTAGAGATATTTATTCCCCGTTTGGGGTCTATATACAGGTGCTGTAAGGTTGTCGTCAGCTCGTGTTGTGGGGTGTTGGGTTAAGTTTTACAACGAGTACAACCCTTATTATCTGTAATGGTGGGGATTCAGATGAGATTGCTGGTGGTAAATCGGATCAGTGTGAGGATTATGTTAAATTATTATGACCCCTATTTCTTGGGCTATATACATGCTACAATGGTTTGTATAAAACAAAGCGCACAAAGCAAGTTTCGGTGTTCGGATTGAAGTTTGAAACTCGATTTTATGAAGTTGGAATCGAGTGATCCTATCCTATATTAGAATGATACGATGAATACGTTCTCAGGCCTTATACATACTGCCTGTCGTCATACCGCCTGAGTTAAGGATGTCCGAGAACTATTTCAACTCATAAGGAAAGAAGATGTTTGGGGTATTTTTAGTGAGGGGGGGTGAAGTTTTAACAAGGTGGTCGTACTGGAAAGTGTGGCTAGATCATATCCTTTCTAAGAGGAAGATAAATCAAAACCAATTTTATTTACTTTTCTCTATATTTTTATTTTGATGAAAAAGCTTTTGAATTCAAAGTAAATTTTTAGTTTAACCTTTAGAAAAAATAAATCTTTAGAAAGTGTATAGTATTATACAGTTTCATATTAAATTAAACGTTGTTAATAGTAAACATAATTTTAGATTTTGAGTTGAAAGTTTTTTATATTGCTAAATATGTATTTTAAATCTAATAGAACGGCAATTGCAATTTTTAAAATTGAAATTGCATTGTAAATATACTCTAACATCGAAATTGACAAATGTTTTATTTTTATTGTTCATCATAGTTAAAGTAGACTATAGTACATAATACTTGGAAAAATGGAATACATTGGGACCAGGATGAGTTGAACATCCGACCTCAGGTTTATCAGACCTGCGCTCTAACCACCTGAGCTATGATCCCTTAATTATACCAACTCTTTAAAAATTTTATTTAAATCTTCTAGCTTTGTCAACATCTCTTGTATTTTGAAAAGATACAAGAGATGTTGCATATTGTTTGTAATTTTTCATACATTTTCCAATGTTTGCTATTTTATATAAGTGTTTTATAAGATTTGTTAATTTTATTTTTGCCTATTTAAAAGATTATTATAATTGATGTCAATTGTTTTGATATTGAAATTGTAGTATTTTATTGTGGGTTGTCGTGATCAAGCTATAAAAACTTTTAAAGTTATAACATTATTTCTTTATTCAATTTTTCCTAAAAAGTTAAATTAATAAATAATTCTACTTTTGTTTTGGTGACTTTTGGAATCATCTTCAGTATGTTTTAAAGGTAAAAATATTTTTCTTTTTTTGAAGCCCGAGCAATTTTTAGAAATATTTTTTATTGATTGAACAATTTAATAAATTTTTTGCTTTTTAAATCAAACAATTTATTAACTAGCTAAGAATTTTATTGAAATATTTATTTATTAGATGATTAATCCATTTTAGTTTTTATGCTTATTATTGGTAATATTATGTTCTTATATTTAACATGTGTATTTTGGCAATATTTTTTTTATTATTATCTTGTTTTAAAATTGAGTTTATGGATCGATATTTTTTTTTACAAGATGCTAGTACTGTTGCAAAATTATTGCTTGGTAATTTATTGATCAGAAAGATCGATAAAAAGGAAATAGTTGTTAGAATTGTTGAAACGGAAGCTTATATGGGGATAACAGATAGCGCTTGTCATTCTTATAGTGGTAAGAGGACAAATCGTACAAATGCTATGTATAACATAGGAGGATATTCTTATGTGTATATAATATATGGCATGCACCATATGTTTAACATTGTGACTGCGGATAAAAATAATCCCCAAGCTGTTTTAATTAGAAGTGTAGAGCCCGTTTCTCCATTATTGGGAGAGAAATGCGTTCTTACTAATGGTCCTGGCAAACTTACAAAATTTTTAAACATTGATCTAGCCTTTAATAAAGTTGATCTTATTGGGAATAATGAGCTTTTTTTACAAAGGGGTTTGAATCTAGATTTTAATATAGTTTGTTCAAAAAGAATAAATATTAATTATGCACAAGAGGATGATATAAATAAGCTTTGGAGATTTTATATTGAAGGTAATAAATTTGTTTCAAGGTGTTGATTTTGGTTTAAATATATTTTTTAAAAAGTTTCAAAAAATATATTGTTATTAAATTTTATTTTTTTGTTCTCTTTAAGAGTAATTTATTGAGAATAAATTATTTGTGATATTATATCTTACAAGAGAGATTTATATATGAATTCTAATTATGAAAGATATAAAATACTGGTTTTTGATCTTGATGGCACTTTATTAAATAATAGTCATGAGATT encodes:
- a CDS encoding DNA-3-methyladenine glycosylase, with product MDRYFFLQDASTVAKLLLGNLLIRKIDKKEIVVRIVETEAYMGITDSACHSYSGKRTNRTNAMYNIGGYSYVYIIYGMHHMFNIVTADKNNPQAVLIRSVEPVSPLLGEKCVLTNGPGKLTKFLNIDLAFNKVDLIGNNELFLQRGLNLDFNIVCSKRININYAQEDDINKLWRFYIEGNKFVSRC